The genomic window TTGGCCCAGCCATTGAGCCACTACTAGGCTGGGGGCTTGAGCGTTTGCGCGAACTCACTGAAAAACCACTGATTTGCAGTGCACCCAGCCTCGCCAGTATCACCGCATTGCCTGAAATTGGGGCACAAGCAATTGTATTAGATAGCCTGTTGTGGACAACTACCCCACAACATATCCCGCAAATTAACCTCTAATCCTCACAATTCGCATAGCTCAAGTGATTAACCATCGCAAGACCTAGGCCAATTGTCCCCCCTACTACTATTACTTTGCCTACACCAAAAACAACACTATTGCCCCTCATTTCAGCCTATGGCTTAGGGGTAGACTATCTGTATTGAAGTTGGGCTAGCTGAAAAGCACTCGGCAAAGGTTACTTTTAGGAGTGGAAGCAACCTTGGCAAAGGAAGAATTGTATGGCAAACATTTTAGCAATCGATGACAGTGGCTTGATGCAGGCATTTTGGGTGCGAATTTTGTCGCGTTCGCAGCATAATGTGATTACCGTGAGCAGCGGCGACGAGATGCGCAGCGTTTTAGCAACCATGAATCCTCAATTAATCTTCTTGGATCTCTCGTTTCCTGGCGAGAATGGTTTTGAGCTGTTGCAGCACATTCGCAACTATCAGCATTGCCTTGAAATTCCGGTG from Chloroflexota bacterium includes these protein-coding regions:
- a CDS encoding response regulator, yielding MANILAIDDSGLMQAFWVRILSRSQHNVITVSSGDEMRSVLATMNPQLIFLDLSFPGENGFELLQHIRNYQHCLEIPVIAVSGYAGEDTRQACREAGFTDFLAKPFSLAELRGMLARYLEHATNPRALAR